In the genome of Carnobacterium viridans, one region contains:
- a CDS encoding YcjF family protein, with protein sequence MKKLFKKRKITGKTVRPKKEEIEDQVEREISDIDLKQSENEFESFFSEVLKGLPKKTSTIVLNAYDKSREQAEKTLAKSKNQFDSIFEEFLEGVDEETRKKCHTTIHAASLTAAIIGCSPIPFSDAFLLVPVQLTMMARLHKIFGQSWSESLGKSLSKELVIVGLGRSAVGNILKFIPAVGTVAGATINATVASAITESLGWVTVKMLNEGEDIFEQAMSFKGQFQGLFKSLQNSNKSVDKK encoded by the coding sequence ATGAAAAAGTTGTTCAAAAAAAGAAAGATCACTGGTAAAACGGTACGTCCGAAAAAAGAAGAAATAGAAGATCAGGTTGAAAGAGAAATTTCAGATATTGATCTGAAGCAAAGCGAAAATGAATTTGAATCATTCTTCTCAGAGGTGTTAAAAGGATTACCTAAAAAAACTTCAACCATCGTACTTAATGCTTATGATAAATCAAGAGAGCAAGCGGAAAAAACTCTAGCTAAAAGTAAAAATCAATTTGATAGTATTTTTGAGGAATTTTTGGAAGGCGTAGATGAAGAAACGCGTAAAAAATGTCATACGACCATTCATGCTGCGTCTTTAACAGCAGCCATTATCGGCTGTTCACCTATTCCTTTTTCAGATGCTTTCTTGCTGGTGCCAGTTCAATTAACAATGATGGCTCGGTTGCATAAGATATTTGGGCAATCATGGTCTGAAAGTTTAGGTAAGAGCCTATCTAAGGAATTAGTAATTGTTGGCTTAGGTAGAAGTGCAGTTGGTAATATACTGAAATTTATTCCGGCTGTTGGGACTGTTGCAGGTGCTACAATTAATGCGACTGTTGCTAGTGCAATCACAGAATCTTTAGGTTGGGTAACCGTAAAAATGTTAAATGAAGGGGAAGATATTTTCGAACAAGCTATGTCATTTAAAGGACAGTTTCAAGGACTGTTTAAGTCTCTTCAAAATTCTAATAAATCAGTGGATAAAAAATAA
- a CDS encoding (deoxy)nucleoside triphosphate pyrophosphohydrolase, with protein MKKINVVGAILIENGKILCAQRGEGKSLAYLWEFPGGKIETGETPQEALIRELQEELMIDVEVQSEKFEETSYQYDFGLVTLTTFICFLKRGTPQLTEHIAVEWLAPKELTTLEWAPADIPAVEKLMEMETIR; from the coding sequence TTGAAGAAAATTAATGTCGTTGGCGCCATTTTAATAGAAAACGGAAAAATTTTATGTGCGCAACGAGGTGAAGGTAAATCGTTAGCTTACCTATGGGAATTTCCTGGTGGGAAAATAGAAACTGGAGAAACACCGCAAGAAGCTCTAATTCGTGAGCTACAAGAAGAGTTAATGATTGATGTGGAAGTGCAATCTGAAAAATTTGAAGAAACGAGTTACCAATATGACTTTGGTTTGGTAACTTTAACTACCTTCATTTGTTTTTTAAAAAGAGGCACACCACAGTTAACGGAGCATATCGCTGTAGAATGGTTAGCGCCTAAAGAATTGACTACACTAGAATGGGCACCAGCGGATATACCAGCCGTTGAGAAATTAATGGAAATGGAAACAATACGATGA
- a CDS encoding VirB4 family type IV secretion system protein: protein MYFGKKRTKEERDQSPVNKVETESSLDSFLDKSSLDVVYPFSWEEFPDYIESGDNFIRVIAIVDYPKVQYGNWLSELKRKKGNITISQFLQSSSSTKMIHHYNETIKNKEAELLKIYDPLKRKRLEQQIETANRQLDKYLQSNSSFIYQYTYIYLNASTLEVLNDLTENITKTLIKLQMKSMIPVKGMYQAFWSALPIGENLLGDYTYKESNTEVASSMFPFDDAEILHLSPRSDVEGINKDTNSLIAIDYLDRKNTLNQNMVVIGTSGVGKTTYMIQKILRYVARDIKVFIIDPENEYSQIVEHLGGTVVHLSSNAQTKINPLEIFSEEISENIETLTIDLELLVKDKIQRVKGFFQVLKPDITQVEQAVLDSVLRNTYLNAGIFKYSSISEIKSEQYPTLENVFNEIEKLKQKDTDRFKVLKDFYYILESYVHGSTTLFNGHTNININANLLSFDLKALQNEADVQAAAYLNTFSFLWDEITKNKTENIKLVVDEFHFLTQNPEAAQFFYQAYKRFRKYNAGAIAGTQQIQDVLEGTMSDRKNVGEAIIGNSYTKVFFGLDDKGVEDLTDKLHMNFSEKEKKLLSRRKQGEALIIHGSQRAFMKVELTEEELRLKDPERYEEHYGEPAMEIPNYEERIQMTPSELVEAKNFLYD, encoded by the coding sequence GTGTATTTTGGGAAAAAACGCACAAAAGAAGAAAGGGATCAATCACCAGTCAACAAAGTAGAAACAGAAAGTTCGTTGGATTCCTTTTTAGATAAAAGTAGTTTAGATGTGGTCTATCCGTTTTCTTGGGAGGAATTTCCTGATTATATTGAAAGTGGCGACAATTTTATTCGCGTCATTGCTATTGTGGATTACCCTAAAGTTCAGTATGGCAATTGGTTATCAGAACTCAAACGAAAAAAAGGGAATATTACGATTTCTCAGTTCTTACAGTCGTCTAGTTCAACAAAAATGATTCACCATTACAACGAAACGATTAAGAATAAAGAAGCAGAATTATTAAAGATTTACGATCCGTTAAAACGAAAGCGCTTAGAGCAACAAATTGAAACCGCAAATCGGCAATTGGATAAATACTTACAAAGCAACTCCAGTTTCATTTATCAATACACGTACATTTACTTAAATGCTTCAACGTTAGAAGTCTTGAATGACTTGACTGAAAATATCACTAAAACGCTTATTAAATTACAAATGAAATCTATGATACCAGTAAAAGGCATGTATCAAGCTTTTTGGAGTGCACTTCCAATTGGCGAAAATTTATTAGGGGATTATACGTATAAAGAATCGAATACAGAAGTAGCGTCTAGTATGTTTCCTTTTGACGACGCTGAGATTCTTCATTTATCACCCAGGAGCGACGTTGAAGGCATTAACAAAGACACAAACAGTCTCATTGCTATCGATTACTTAGATCGTAAAAATACGCTGAATCAAAACATGGTCGTTATTGGAACCAGTGGAGTCGGAAAAACAACCTATATGATTCAAAAAATATTACGGTATGTTGCTCGAGACATTAAAGTTTTTATTATTGATCCTGAGAATGAATATTCGCAAATAGTGGAACACTTAGGTGGGACAGTCGTTCATTTATCGTCAAATGCGCAAACTAAAATCAATCCTTTAGAAATTTTCTCAGAAGAAATCAGTGAGAATATCGAAACTTTAACGATTGATTTAGAGTTGTTAGTGAAAGATAAGATTCAACGGGTAAAAGGCTTTTTTCAGGTATTAAAACCGGATATTACTCAAGTAGAGCAAGCTGTATTGGATTCTGTTTTACGCAATACGTATCTGAATGCAGGTATTTTCAAGTATTCTAGTATTTCGGAAATCAAGTCAGAGCAATACCCTACCTTGGAGAACGTCTTTAATGAAATTGAAAAATTAAAACAAAAGGATACAGACCGGTTTAAGGTATTAAAAGATTTTTATTATATTTTAGAAAGTTATGTTCATGGTTCAACGACGCTTTTCAATGGACATACCAATATAAATATCAATGCCAACTTGTTGTCATTTGATTTGAAAGCTCTACAAAATGAAGCAGATGTTCAAGCAGCTGCTTATCTCAATACGTTTAGTTTCTTATGGGATGAGATCACTAAAAACAAGACTGAAAACATTAAATTAGTGGTGGATGAATTTCATTTTTTAACTCAAAATCCAGAAGCCGCACAATTCTTTTATCAAGCGTATAAACGGTTTAGAAAGTACAACGCAGGAGCGATTGCCGGAACCCAACAGATTCAGGACGTCCTTGAAGGGACCATGAGTGATCGTAAAAATGTTGGAGAAGCCATTATCGGCAACAGTTACACAAAAGTCTTTTTTGGATTAGATGATAAAGGTGTGGAAGATTTGACCGATAAACTGCATATGAATTTTAGTGAGAAAGAAAAGAAATTGTTGTCGCGTAGAAAACAAGGAGAAGCGTTAATCATACATGGGTCGCAACGCGCTTTTATGAAGGTTGAGCTCACAGAAGAAGAATTACGGTTAAAGGACCCAGAACGGTACGAAGAACACTATGGAGAACCCGCAATGGAAATTCCCAATTATGAAGAACGCATACAGATGACACCTAGTGAGTTGGTAGAAGCTAAAAACTTTCTATATGACTAG
- a CDS encoding lysozyme family protein, with protein MKPLTFYVKSKIGKVLGWSALGLVLLITILVTAFSNYFTGTDESELASIPESVLKWKPIMEEELAKYGMEDYIQIVLAITATESDGSQLDIMQSSEAIGLAPNAIQDPVYSIQIGIKHFKDVIDQMNQTGVDLNTAIQSYNFGSGYLTYIADNGGVHTTELAETYSKEVVAPSLGNTSGQTYPYSAPVADENGHYLYTNGGNFYYVDLVQQALNSGLSGNGVLAVPVEDQTITSAFGFRIHPITGEHKLHGGVDFAPINGGNPPVFAALKGKVSQAAYSSSWGNYVKLTNGNGIETLYAHLKEITVLPGQQVETGETIGYMGTSGSSTGVHLHFEVYQNNNRIDPAPLLGL; from the coding sequence ATGAAGCCACTAACGTTTTATGTTAAAAGTAAAATCGGAAAAGTTCTTGGTTGGTCTGCATTGGGACTAGTCCTCTTAATTACCATCTTAGTGACTGCCTTTTCTAATTATTTTACTGGAACTGATGAGAGCGAATTGGCTTCTATACCTGAATCGGTTCTAAAATGGAAACCCATCATGGAAGAGGAACTAGCTAAATATGGGATGGAAGATTATATACAGATTGTATTGGCCATTACAGCTACTGAGTCAGATGGTTCTCAGTTAGATATCATGCAGTCGAGTGAAGCCATTGGTTTAGCACCTAATGCCATTCAAGATCCTGTTTATAGTATTCAGATAGGGATAAAGCACTTTAAAGATGTGATTGATCAAATGAATCAAACTGGAGTCGACCTAAATACAGCTATCCAGAGCTACAATTTTGGTAGTGGTTATTTAACGTATATTGCAGATAACGGTGGTGTCCACACGACGGAATTGGCAGAAACGTATTCTAAAGAAGTTGTCGCACCTTCCTTAGGCAATACATCCGGTCAAACGTATCCGTACTCAGCACCGGTGGCTGATGAAAATGGCCATTACTTATACACGAATGGTGGTAATTTTTATTATGTGGATCTAGTACAGCAAGCTTTAAATAGTGGGTTATCCGGCAATGGTGTACTAGCTGTTCCAGTTGAGGATCAAACCATTACGTCTGCATTTGGTTTTCGAATCCATCCTATAACGGGAGAACATAAACTGCATGGGGGTGTTGATTTTGCGCCAATCAATGGTGGAAATCCACCTGTTTTTGCGGCATTGAAAGGGAAAGTTAGTCAAGCGGCTTACTCCAGTAGTTGGGGAAATTACGTGAAACTAACGAATGGTAATGGAATAGAGACGCTCTACGCTCATTTAAAAGAAATCACCGTTTTACCTGGTCAACAAGTTGAAACAGGCGAAACCATTGGCTATATGGGGACTTCTGGATCTTCCACTGGTGTACATTTGCATTTTGAGGTCTATCAAAACAATAATCGAATCGATCCAGCACCCTTGTTGGGATTGTAA
- the trsD gene encoding TrsD/TraD family conjugative transfer protein, whose protein sequence is MDTGKQTLQEMSLVQAQYQDFLITKTGYLVALIEGSGVNLDLLNEIEQEDVFDEFNAFLMSTIGEGDTEEVQQYLDMTTPVAFDDYVLYWKKRYLKVKEEQPINQAKVTLIASYVDYYQNLQLTNQMSTKKHLIAIRQKIKDKKQTSLELAAINLHEKVSQFIKILENSLENYDMEARQLSSMEYRKILKHLINFSNH, encoded by the coding sequence TTGGATACAGGGAAGCAAACGTTACAAGAAATGTCGTTGGTTCAGGCACAATATCAAGACTTTTTAATTACAAAAACAGGCTATCTCGTCGCTTTGATTGAAGGGTCCGGGGTTAATCTGGATTTACTAAATGAAATTGAACAAGAGGACGTTTTTGACGAATTCAATGCTTTTTTAATGTCGACTATTGGTGAAGGCGATACAGAAGAAGTGCAACAGTATTTAGATATGACGACCCCAGTCGCTTTTGACGACTATGTGTTGTACTGGAAAAAACGTTACTTAAAAGTAAAAGAAGAGCAACCTATCAATCAAGCAAAGGTTACCTTAATTGCAAGCTATGTAGATTATTATCAAAACTTACAATTGACGAATCAAATGAGCACAAAAAAGCATTTAATCGCGATACGACAAAAAATAAAAGATAAAAAACAGACTAGTCTTGAGTTGGCTGCAATAAATCTTCATGAAAAAGTAAGTCAATTTATCAAAATATTGGAGAATAGTTTAGAAAACTACGATATGGAAGCCCGGCAATTATCCTCTATGGAATATCGGAAAATACTGAAACACCTGATTAATTTTTCCAATCATTAA
- a CDS encoding recombinase family protein, whose translation MILNLPILNQELSNPSLQKLIRNMSVQLLSWRVDNEREESKRKQRQGIEIAKKKGYYKGRPL comes from the coding sequence ATGATTTTAAACTTACCCATCTTAAATCAAGAACTGAGTAATCCAAGTTTACAAAAATTAATTCGCAATATGAGTGTCCAATTGCTATCTTGGAGGGTTGATAATGAACGAGAAGAAAGTAAACGAAAACAGCGGCAAGGAATCGAAATTGCAAAGAAAAAAGGATATTATAAAGGACGGCCTTTATAA
- a CDS encoding DUF262 and DUF1524 domain-containing protein, with the protein MKASEINFLKFLQGTKQFIIPIYQRKYSWNLQQCQQLWDDLESAASNSKIKGHFMGSIVYIEKGLYQISAVPKLLVIDGQQRLTTLTLLLLAFRQMIDERKESVDITSKKIRNYYLVNNEEEGDLYHKLVLSQSDRESLVNLVDHIDIQKGSSPKVLNNYEFFLNKIRNSDLSLNELYQGLQKFIIVDISLDRDNDNPQLIFESLNSTGLDLSQADLIRNYILMRLEPQEQTRLYQKYWHPMEKSFGNLNESTLFDRFMRDYLTLKTGYIPRIKEVYKDFKRYLDDYSQMGIEHVLEDIVQYSKYFVYLTFNQEPDQKINEALKDINELNVEVSYPFLMGVYDDFSRNKLSREDFVSVLRIVESYIFRRTVVGIPTNSLNKTFASLKNEIIAENYLESLEIAFVMKGTYQRMPNNEEFKMSLMIKDVYNYRNRNYLLRKLENFKRKEVVNIETFTIEHIMPQNENLSIEWQQNLGPDWKEVQEKYLHTVGNLTLTAYNSELSDRPFKEKRDLEGGFADSPLRLNRELGKLDTWNDSLIQERAEGLSEKSLLVWGFPDLPPEILEKYKEQKPNKIKKEYSITDFPNLSEGTILELFQKLRKWILNLDSSVTEKFFKKHIAYTTTTNFVDIVPQKRRLRINLNIQFEKISDPRGMCKDVTNMRRWGHGYVEVGLSDRKDLDYIMILIKQSFEMHREDDEY; encoded by the coding sequence ATGAAAGCTTCAGAAATTAATTTTTTGAAATTTTTACAAGGGACTAAGCAATTTATTATCCCTATATATCAACGTAAGTATAGTTGGAATCTTCAGCAATGTCAGCAGCTGTGGGATGATCTGGAAAGCGCAGCAAGTAATTCAAAAATAAAAGGACACTTTATGGGATCGATTGTATACATAGAGAAAGGTCTATATCAGATTTCAGCAGTGCCAAAGTTGCTTGTAATTGACGGTCAGCAACGGCTAACGACTCTCACATTGCTATTGCTTGCCTTCCGTCAAATGATCGATGAGCGTAAAGAAAGTGTAGATATTACTAGTAAAAAAATCCGTAATTATTATCTTGTAAATAATGAAGAAGAGGGCGATCTTTACCATAAACTGGTTCTATCCCAGAGCGATAGAGAATCTTTAGTTAATCTAGTAGATCATATTGACATTCAAAAAGGTAGTTCACCTAAGGTTTTAAATAATTATGAGTTTTTCTTAAATAAAATTCGCAACAGCGACCTTAGTTTGAATGAACTCTATCAAGGTCTACAAAAATTTATTATTGTAGATATATCCTTAGATCGTGACAATGATAATCCCCAATTGATATTTGAAAGTTTGAACTCAACTGGATTGGATCTTTCTCAAGCAGATTTAATTCGAAACTATATTCTTATGCGGTTAGAGCCTCAGGAACAGACTCGGTTATATCAAAAATATTGGCATCCAATGGAGAAGAGCTTTGGAAATCTGAATGAGTCTACCTTATTCGACCGATTCATGCGGGATTATCTGACACTCAAAACAGGGTATATACCGCGGATAAAGGAAGTATACAAGGACTTTAAAAGATATTTAGATGATTATTCACAAATGGGTATTGAGCATGTCCTGGAAGATATAGTTCAATACTCAAAATATTTTGTATATTTAACCTTTAACCAGGAACCTGACCAAAAAATTAATGAGGCATTGAAAGATATTAATGAATTAAATGTGGAGGTCTCTTACCCTTTCTTAATGGGTGTTTATGATGACTTTTCTCGAAACAAACTTTCCAGAGAGGATTTTGTTTCAGTCTTACGCATCGTGGAATCCTATATTTTCCGCAGAACGGTAGTAGGTATACCTACTAATTCTTTGAATAAAACATTTGCTTCTTTAAAAAATGAAATTATAGCAGAAAATTATTTAGAGAGTTTAGAAATCGCTTTTGTGATGAAAGGGACTTACCAACGTATGCCAAACAATGAAGAATTTAAAATGTCCCTTATGATTAAGGATGTCTATAATTATCGAAACCGCAATTACCTATTAAGAAAACTAGAAAACTTTAAGCGGAAAGAAGTAGTGAATATAGAAACTTTCACAATTGAACATATTATGCCTCAGAACGAGAATCTTTCAATAGAGTGGCAGCAAAATCTTGGACCTGATTGGAAAGAAGTTCAGGAAAAATACTTACACACAGTAGGGAATCTTACCTTAACTGCTTACAATTCTGAATTGAGTGACCGTCCCTTTAAGGAAAAGCGAGATTTGGAAGGAGGATTTGCGGATAGTCCACTCCGATTAAATAGGGAGTTAGGCAAGTTGGACACTTGGAATGACAGTCTCATTCAGGAACGAGCTGAAGGCTTGTCTGAAAAATCCTTGCTTGTTTGGGGTTTTCCTGATTTACCTCCAGAAATATTAGAAAAATACAAAGAACAGAAACCAAATAAGATAAAAAAAGAGTACTCAATCACTGATTTTCCTAACTTATCTGAGGGAACTATCCTTGAGCTGTTCCAAAAACTCAGAAAATGGATCTTAAATTTAGATAGCTCCGTTACAGAGAAATTTTTTAAAAAACATATTGCTTATACAACAACTACAAATTTTGTTGATATTGTACCTCAGAAAAGAAGGCTTAGAATTAATTTAAATATACAATTTGAAAAAATTAGTGACCCTAGAGGAATGTGTAAGGATGTAACAAATATGAGACGTTGGGGACATGGGTACGTAGAAGTGGGTCTTTCAGATCGAAAAGATTTAGACTATATTATGATTTTAATAAAGCAGTCCTTTGAGATGCATAGAGAAGACGACGAATACTAA
- a CDS encoding VirD4-like conjugal transfer protein, CD1115 family: MTGTILGILNNKVIIQPTESKPNRNIMVMGGPGSFKTQSFVITNVYNETENSIVVTDPKGEVYEQTAAVKQQQGYDVRVLNFANMMASDRHNPIDYVKKDIHATTVATKIVDSANKDSKRDVWYYSQRALLKALILFVKYELPPERRNMEGILDFLQEFDPESDEDGESGLDEEFLKLERKHPARRAYELGYKKAKGDMQGSIIMSLLTTISDFVDDEVAEITRFSDFNLRDIGRKKMVLYVIIPVMDQSWEGLINIFFSQLFNELYDFASENHSKLPKSVNFILDEFVNLGKFPGYEEFLATCRGYGIGVATIIQTLTQLQDKYGDKKAESILGNCAVKTCLSAANSTTAEYFKRLLDKATVKVETESESTQHGKENNSSSSSENQSYTGRDLMTAGEIMQMEDDTSLIVFQNKRPIQAKKAFQFELFPQPKFLLNQSDYTPHSTAEQLEKFEQDKENYQSYMKADAENRTEREKDESVELEKAKEQKEQEIITEAAGFFKSMN; the protein is encoded by the coding sequence ATGACAGGAACCATTTTAGGTATTTTAAATAATAAGGTCATTATTCAACCCACTGAATCGAAACCCAATCGAAATATAATGGTGATGGGAGGACCAGGGTCTTTTAAAACCCAAAGTTTTGTCATTACAAATGTCTATAATGAAACGGAAAATAGCATCGTTGTGACGGATCCCAAAGGAGAAGTGTATGAACAAACAGCTGCCGTTAAACAGCAGCAAGGCTATGACGTCCGAGTTTTAAATTTCGCAAATATGATGGCTTCTGACCGACACAACCCCATTGATTACGTTAAAAAAGACATTCATGCCACAACAGTGGCGACTAAAATCGTGGATAGTGCCAATAAAGACAGTAAAAGAGACGTTTGGTATTACTCACAAAGAGCACTGTTAAAGGCACTTATTTTGTTCGTGAAGTATGAATTGCCTCCTGAAAGACGAAATATGGAGGGTATATTAGACTTTTTACAAGAATTTGACCCAGAATCAGATGAAGATGGAGAAAGTGGCTTAGACGAAGAGTTTTTAAAGTTAGAACGCAAACACCCAGCTAGGCGAGCCTATGAACTAGGCTATAAAAAAGCCAAAGGAGACATGCAAGGCAGTATCATTATGTCCCTTCTAACAACAATTTCTGACTTTGTGGATGATGAAGTCGCCGAAATCACGCGATTTAGCGATTTTAATTTACGCGATATTGGACGCAAAAAAATGGTGCTTTACGTTATTATTCCAGTGATGGATCAATCATGGGAAGGGCTAATCAATATCTTTTTTAGCCAGTTATTCAATGAACTCTATGATTTTGCTTCTGAAAACCATTCAAAACTGCCGAAATCAGTGAACTTTATTTTAGATGAATTTGTGAACTTAGGTAAATTTCCTGGATATGAAGAATTTTTAGCTACTTGTCGAGGGTATGGAATTGGAGTGGCCACTATTATTCAAACTTTGACGCAATTGCAGGATAAATATGGCGATAAAAAAGCGGAAAGTATTTTAGGAAACTGTGCCGTGAAAACGTGCTTAAGCGCTGCGAATTCGACTACTGCTGAGTATTTTAAACGCTTGTTGGATAAAGCTACAGTAAAAGTGGAAACTGAATCTGAGAGCACACAACATGGGAAAGAGAATAATTCTAGTAGTTCCAGCGAAAATCAAAGCTACACGGGAAGAGATTTAATGACAGCTGGTGAAATTATGCAGATGGAAGACGATACGAGTTTGATTGTCTTTCAGAATAAACGCCCCATTCAAGCGAAAAAAGCTTTTCAATTTGAGTTGTTTCCGCAACCCAAATTCTTATTGAATCAAAGTGATTACACACCCCATTCTACAGCTGAACAACTAGAAAAATTCGAACAAGATAAAGAAAACTATCAATCCTATATGAAAGCAGACGCTGAGAATCGAACTGAACGAGAAAAGGATGAGTCTGTAGAACTAGAAAAAGCAAAAGAGCAAAAAGAACAAGAAATAATAACTGAAGCGGCCGGATTTTTTAAGTCAATGAATTAA